In Deltaproteobacteria bacterium, the following are encoded in one genomic region:
- a CDS encoding tetratricopeptide repeat protein translates to MTRCSSKNIALALAALALAVLAAGCGARRQHDTIARQGQMMRVELARTYIEKGALEAAIPLLRRAVAERPNDPQVRTLYGTVLRDLGLYPQAEQQLRFALDRAPDYAPAHAAIAILFDLQRRSREALAHHRRAVALAPRVAAYHNNLGFSLYVAGDLDGAIAHYERALALDPALGVAYNNLGFAYGLRGDVDAARRAFRAVAAEPAALLNLALVFEQRGDDARAAALRERAYAAAPDLRPRVQEVTR, encoded by the coding sequence ATGACTCGTTGTAGCAGCAAGAACATCGCGCTCGCGCTGGCCGCGCTCGCGCTGGCGGTGCTGGCAGCCGGCTGCGGCGCCCGCCGACAACACGACACGATCGCCAGGCAGGGCCAGATGATGCGCGTCGAACTCGCGCGCACGTACATCGAAAAGGGCGCCCTGGAGGCGGCGATTCCGCTGTTGCGGCGCGCCGTGGCCGAGCGCCCGAACGACCCGCAGGTGCGCACGCTGTACGGCACGGTGCTCCGCGACCTCGGGCTGTACCCGCAGGCCGAGCAGCAGCTCCGATTTGCGCTCGACCGCGCGCCCGACTACGCGCCGGCGCACGCCGCGATCGCAATCCTGTTCGACTTGCAGCGGCGAAGCCGGGAGGCGCTCGCCCATCACCGGCGCGCCGTCGCTCTCGCGCCCCGCGTAGCCGCCTACCACAACAATCTCGGCTTTTCGTTGTACGTCGCCGGCGACCTCGACGGGGCGATCGCGCACTACGAACGCGCGCTGGCGCTCGATCCCGCGCTCGGCGTCGCCTACAACAACCTCGGCTTCGCCTACGGCCTGCGCGGCGACGTCGACGCCGCGCGCCGCGCATTCCGCGCGGTGGCGGCCGAGCCGGCGGCGCTGCTCAACCTCGCGCTCGTCTTCGAACAGCGCGGCGACGACGCGCGCGCCGCGGCCCTGCGCGAGCGCGCCTACGCGGCCGCGCCCGACCTGCGGCCGCGCGTTCAGGAGGTGACACGATGA